From the genome of Bubalus bubalis isolate 160015118507 breed Murrah chromosome 2, NDDB_SH_1, whole genome shotgun sequence, one region includes:
- the NHLRC1 gene encoding E3 ubiquitin-protein ligase NHLRC1, whose protein sequence is MGAEAAGSGPALRELLREAETSLLECKVCFERFGHRQQRRPRNLSCGHVVCLACVAALAHPRTLALECPFCRRACRGCDTSDCLPVLHFLELLGSALRPGPAAPRAAPAAPGVLTCQHAFGGWGTLVNPTGLALCPKTGRVVVVHDGKRRVKVFDSGGGCAHQFGEKGDAAQDLRYPIDVTVTNDCHVVVTDAGDRSLKVFDFFGQIKLVLGGHFCLPWGVETTPQNGVLVTDAEAGSLHLLEVDFPEGVLRRTERLQAHLRRPRGLAVSWLTGAIAVLEHPLGPGACSGTTVKVFSASMQLIGQVDSFGLSLFFPSKITASAVAFDHQGNVVVADTSSPAVLCLGKPDEFPVLKPIITHGLSHPVALTFTKESSLLVLDSAAHSVKVYKVDWG, encoded by the coding sequence ATGGGGGCCGAGGCTGCTGGGAGCGGGCCGGCGCTGCGGGAGCTGCTGCGCGAGGCCGAGACCAGCCTGCTTGAGTGCAAAGTGTGCTTCGAGCGGTTCGGCCACCGCCAGCAGCGGCGCCCACGCAACCTGTCCTGCGGCCACGTGGTCTGCCTGGCCTGCGTGGCCGCCCTGGCGCACCCGCGGACGCTGGCCCTCGAGTGCCCCTTCTGCCGGCGGGCCTGCCGGGGCTGCGACACCAGCGACTGCCTGCCGGTGCTCCACTTCCTGGAGCTCCTGGGCTCCGCGCTGCGGCCCGGCCCCGCCGCCCCGcgcgccgcccccgccgccccgggGGTCCTCACCTGCCAGCACGCCTTCGGCGGCTGGGGGACCCTGGTCAACCCCACTGGGCTGGCTCTGTGTCCCAAGACGGGGCGGGTCGTGGTGGTGCACGACGGCAAGCGGCGAGTCAAGGTCTTCGACTCCGGGGGAGGCTGCGCGCATCAGTTTGGAGAGAAGGGGGACGCTGCCCAGGACCTTCGGTACCCGATTGACGTCACGGTCACCAACGACTGCCACGTGGTCGTCACGGACGCCGGCGACCGCTCCCTCAAAGTATTTGACTTTTTCGGCCAGATCAAACTCGTTTTGGGAGGCCACTTCTGCTTGCCGTGGGGTGTGGAGACCACCCCGCAGAATGGGGTCTTGGTCACGGACGCGGAGGCGGGGTCCCTGCACCTCCTGGAAGTCGACTTTCCCGAAGGGGTCCTCCGGAGGACTGAACGGTTGCAGGCTCACCTGCGTCGCCCGCGGGGGCTGGCGGTGTCCTGGCTCACCGGGGCCATCGCGGTCCTCGAACACCCGCTGGGGCCCGGCGCCTGCAGCGGCACCACGGTGAAGGTGTTCAGCGCGAGCATGCAGCTCATCGGCCAGGTGGACTCCTTCGGGCTGAGCCTCTTTTTCCCTTCCAAGATCACTGCCTCCGCCGTGGCCTTCGATCACCAGGGCAACGTGGTGGTTGCCGATACTTCCAGTCCGGCTGTCCTCTGTCTAGGCAAACCCGATGAGTTTCCAGTGCTGAAGCCCATCATCACCCACGGTCTTTCGCATCCCGTGGCTCTGACCTTCACCAAGGAGAGTTCTCTTCTTGTGCTGGACAGCGCGGCCCATTCTGTAAAAGTCTACAAGGTTGACTGGGGATGA